One region of Lebetimonas natsushimae genomic DNA includes:
- a CDS encoding PD-(D/E)XK motif protein, with product MNNYSKWDILLIPPEGRLSAILADKGNALKYSWAKNHYGEKILLVEGKLQKHFNNSDFNFKYIDLIPFKEGIQIILKNEEHTEIFENLCKDLIRSTKGINSEQKAINSLLLRIKKWQKLLSSLNRYLDKNFLKGLVGELLFIKKLLGHFDRREVLDFWKSPTEESVHDFIVNDTAIEIKTKTSKNIINISSYEQMFTELPKLYLYVYTLSECDRNKGFNIYDIIGEIKKLLSDEYLIFYFERLLVDYGFVSLKEYNEVYFSHIKEEAFKVGEGFPKIEKKSDAVINLKYSIKIDKIEEFKIEEKDMF from the coding sequence ATGAATAATTACAGCAAATGGGATATTCTTCTTATTCCCCCGGAAGGTAGACTGAGTGCCATTTTAGCTGATAAGGGAAACGCATTAAAATATTCATGGGCAAAAAACCATTACGGGGAAAAAATACTTCTTGTGGAGGGAAAACTGCAAAAACATTTTAACAATTCAGACTTTAATTTTAAATACATTGATTTAATTCCGTTTAAAGAAGGTATACAGATAATACTTAAAAATGAGGAACATACTGAAATATTTGAAAATCTGTGCAAAGATTTGATACGCAGTACAAAAGGTATAAATTCTGAACAGAAAGCAATAAATTCCCTTCTTTTGAGAATAAAAAAATGGCAGAAACTTCTCAGTTCCCTCAACAGGTATCTGGATAAAAATTTTTTAAAAGGCCTTGTGGGTGAATTGCTGTTTATAAAAAAACTGCTCGGACATTTTGACAGAAGAGAAGTGTTGGATTTCTGGAAATCCCCCACTGAAGAAAGTGTTCACGATTTTATCGTTAACGACACGGCAATAGAGATTAAAACAAAAACTTCAAAAAACATAATTAACATATCTTCTTATGAACAGATGTTTACAGAACTTCCAAAACTGTATCTTTATGTATATACACTTTCAGAATGCGACAGAAACAAAGGTTTTAATATTTATGACATAATAGGGGAAATAAAAAAGCTGCTTTCAGATGAATACCTCATTTTTTATTTTGAAAGACTGTTGGTAGACTACGGATTTGTTTCATTAAAAGAATATAATGAAGTTTATTTCAGCCATATAAAAGAAGAGGCTTTTAAAGTTGGGGAAGGTTTCCCGAAAATTGAAAAAAAATCAGATGCCGTAATTAATTTAAAATATTCAATTAAAATAGATAAAATTGAAGAATTTAAAATTGAAGAAAAGGATATGTTTTGA